The Treponema pectinovorum genome includes a window with the following:
- a CDS encoding DUF3486 family protein, whose product MGQKSSIDRLPPELREKLIELLQNPAITQKEIVDEINKAAGETVVSKSGVNRYKLRMDRFAAKSREAREVADAYIEKYGTENRNKLGKVVNEYIKLMVFDLTTELEELKDSDGEIKPEDLADIIYKVSRAIKELEQAEKLNAQREAEIKAAVQKETAEKVETVCKQNGVSKDTMDMVLKEVFNIQ is encoded by the coding sequence ATGGGACAGAAATCAAGCATCGACAGGCTTCCGCCGGAGCTGCGCGAAAAACTGATTGAACTCTTGCAGAACCCGGCAATAACGCAGAAAGAAATCGTTGACGAAATCAACAAGGCTGCGGGCGAAACCGTTGTGTCAAAGAGCGGCGTGAACCGCTACAAACTGCGCATGGACAGGTTCGCCGCCAAGAGCCGGGAAGCCCGTGAGGTCGCGGACGCATACATCGAAAAATACGGCACGGAGAACCGTAACAAACTCGGAAAAGTCGTGAACGAATATATCAAACTGATGGTGTTTGACCTCACCACCGAACTGGAGGAACTAAAAGACTCGGACGGCGAAATAAAGCCGGAGGACTTGGCGGACATCATCTATAAGGTCTCACGCGCAATCAAGGAACTTGAACAGGCTGAAAAATTAAACGCTCAGCGTGAGGCGGAAATCAAAGCCGCCGTGCAGAAAGAAACTGCCGAAAAGGTGGAGACAGTCTGCAAGCAAAACGGCGTGTCAAAAGACACTATGGACATGGTTCTCAAAGAGGTATTCAACATACAATGA
- a CDS encoding DUF4094 domain-containing protein yields MEIAKFVLSCVGSFIAVSTFFMGIWKAYAKKTDDRIQSIRQSADRQIQEVKAESAAEIKDVRQGSIAKTEKLEKRIESLEKAVTELQKDLNANVGQRLSNIEGEMKGMNNILKQIQGWFINNTPRGEK; encoded by the coding sequence ATGGAAATCGCAAAATTCGTACTTTCATGCGTGGGAAGTTTCATAGCCGTGTCAACCTTCTTCATGGGAATTTGGAAAGCCTACGCAAAAAAGACAGACGACAGAATTCAGTCAATCAGACAGTCCGCAGACAGGCAGATTCAGGAAGTAAAGGCGGAATCTGCGGCAGAAATAAAGGACGTGAGGCAAGGCTCTATCGCTAAGACGGAGAAACTGGAGAAGCGCATCGAATCACTTGAAAAAGCAGTCACCGAACTTCAGAAGGATTTGAACGCGAATGTCGGACAACGGCTCTCGAACATAGAGGGCGAGATGAAGGGCATGAACAACATCCTGAAGCAGATACAAGGCTGGTTCATCAACAACACGCCGAGAGGTGAAAAATGA
- a CDS encoding phage tail assembly chaperone, which yields MDEEKETSEDAKPDYSGVVFAGTKDGENYGFYLPDSVLDEDGTIGLSDFVILTNAEHMALMDGQSAGKVITFHKGEKPTLEDPPPPSDEEIAERVRRERDALIEAVQWRIQRYEQQSALGLETTDSTEVYETILVYVQELRDLPSQSGFPRDVVFPVLAV from the coding sequence ATGGACGAAGAAAAAGAGACTTCGGAAGATGCCAAGCCCGACTACAGTGGTGTCGTGTTCGCTGGAACGAAAGACGGCGAGAACTACGGATTTTATCTCCCCGATTCGGTTTTGGACGAGGACGGAACGATAGGGCTTTCTGATTTTGTCATACTGACGAATGCCGAACACATGGCTCTGATGGACGGACAGTCGGCGGGCAAGGTCATAACATTCCATAAAGGTGAAAAACCGACTTTGGAAGACCCTCCGCCACCGAGCGACGAGGAGATTGCCGAGCGTGTGCGGCGTGAGCGTGACGCTCTGATTGAGGCTGTGCAGTGGCGAATTCAGAGGTACGAGCAGCAGTCCGCGCTCGGCTTGGAGACCACCGACAGTACGGAAGTTTACGAGACGATTCTTGTCTATGTGCAGGAGTTGCGCGACCTTCCAAGCCAGAGCGGATTCCCACGTGATGTGGTGTTTCCCGTGCTGGCGGTGTAG
- a CDS encoding XRE family transcriptional regulator, with amino-acid sequence MENLAEILKQIRLESGVSQAEFAKKIGVSQRTWSAYESGETRPKVATLLALSSMGYEIPDVTLGSYQGSETTGSAGAALRRQLEAETQLSAVRDFDIFRLKHGTTVPIAAKETDFDALVLLPVFTQTAAAGRGQPETQLQEIDRYIPIVLEMLGGANPKNCGIVRVVGDSMTDMNLFNGDFVIFDRTQTEGDGVYVISIGTDVRVKHLEYRPIERKIVISSENAKRYPNPEIISYEQAESLLQIHGKVVSWLHRNPY; translated from the coding sequence TTGGAAAATTTAGCAGAAATTCTAAAGCAAATTCGGCTAGAATCGGGGGTAAGTCAAGCAGAATTTGCTAAAAAAATCGGTGTATCGCAAAGAACTTGGTCGGCTTATGAATCGGGGGAAACGCGCCCGAAAGTCGCAACTTTACTCGCATTGTCAAGCATGGGCTATGAAATTCCCGATGTTACTTTAGGTTCATATCAAGGCTCTGAAACAACAGGAAGTGCGGGCGCGGCGTTAAGGCGGCAACTTGAAGCAGAAACGCAACTTTCCGCAGTGAGGGATTTTGACATTTTTAGATTAAAACACGGAACAACCGTGCCAATCGCCGCAAAGGAAACTGATTTTGATGCGCTTGTTCTTCTTCCAGTTTTCACACAAACAGCGGCGGCAGGTCGAGGTCAGCCCGAAACTCAATTACAAGAAATTGACAGATACATCCCGATCGTGTTGGAAATGCTCGGCGGTGCGAATCCCAAGAACTGTGGTATCGTGCGTGTCGTAGGCGACAGTATGACGGACATGAACTTGTTTAACGGCGACTTCGTGATTTTTGACCGAACGCAAACAGAGGGCGATGGCGTGTATGTAATCAGCATTGGAACTGATGTGCGCGTCAAGCACTTGGAATATCGTCCGATTGAGCGCAAAATCGTCATCAGCTCGGAGAACGCAAAACGCTACCCTAATCCGGAAATCATCTCGTATGAACAGGCTGAAAGCCTTTTGCAGATACACGGCAAAGTGGTTAGTTGGCTGCACAGAAATCCGTATTAG
- a CDS encoding helix-turn-helix domain-containing protein, with the protein MYYTTKSPCLQRLNSDKGKWVGYQLRLRGVTQTEIAARAGCSQSQVSNVLAGRTSSSKVYIVLCDILGFSSLSDLLAIPRRGAA; encoded by the coding sequence ATGTATTATACCACAAAAAGCCCCTGCCTGCAAAGGTTGAATTCTGACAAGGGTAAATGGGTTGGTTATCAGCTTCGTTTGCGTGGGGTTACGCAGACAGAGATTGCCGCCCGCGCTGGGTGTTCCCAATCGCAAGTGTCAAATGTGCTTGCAGGGCGAACATCATCATCAAAAGTCTACATCGTTCTCTGCGACATTTTAGGCTTCTCATCACTGAGCGACCTCTTGGCAATTCCGAGAAGGGGCGCTGCATGA
- a CDS encoding DUF3164 family protein, translated as MAKDLKDYIEDAQGKLTPISAIKPIDWKRHETVTSIMKDTFAERDRLIEFKRDIWLRVQDFLAESAKDSGARKYGGSKGNVTLTSFDGKYKIMVAVNDTIQFNEKLQVAKQLIDKCIASWSEGANENLRAIVDDAFNVGKSGLVSTSRVLGLRRLNIKDSTWKKAMDAISESMQVASSKTYMRFYERQQDGSYKQIPLDVAAL; from the coding sequence ATGGCAAAAGATTTAAAAGACTACATTGAGGACGCACAGGGAAAACTCACCCCTATTTCGGCAATCAAACCAATCGACTGGAAACGGCACGAAACTGTTACCTCAATCATGAAGGACACCTTCGCGGAGCGCGACAGGCTCATTGAGTTCAAGCGCGACATCTGGCTTCGTGTGCAGGACTTCCTTGCGGAAAGCGCGAAGGATTCCGGCGCACGGAAATACGGCGGCTCTAAGGGCAATGTTACGCTCACGAGTTTTGACGGCAAATACAAGATCATGGTCGCCGTTAATGACACAATCCAGTTCAACGAGAAGTTGCAGGTGGCAAAGCAGTTGATTGACAAATGCATTGCCAGTTGGAGCGAGGGCGCAAACGAAAATCTGCGGGCAATCGTGGATGATGCTTTCAATGTTGGAAAAAGCGGGCTTGTCAGCACGAGCCGTGTCTTGGGCTTGCGACGGCTCAACATCAAGGACAGCACTTGGAAAAAAGCGATGGACGCAATCAGCGAGAGTATGCAGGTCGCAAGTTCAAAAACCTACATGCGCTTTTATGAGCGTCAGCAGGACGGCAGCTACAAGCAGATTCCGCTTGATGTGGCGGCTTTGTAA
- a CDS encoding DDE-type integrase/transposase/recombinase — MYEDFVLKMNAVRTAKGRSEVIAEMCRIFGFCKDSAYRALKECGWESNRKKRSDAGSSSISEKNLSAVAALLQNSLRKNGKKTMSIENARSIMMQNGFDIPIGNRQLAGLLKSRTLSTESTAKQSPYQRMRTEYPNQVHFADPSVALMYFAPNGGQKFLRDDEVYKNKPFLEGRESLKCWRYVLTDHFSGTICVKYYAAAGENSANMYDFLLYAWGKKSDPLYNFHGLPELLIWDCGSANISKPVTNALKALRVETKPHMPGNPRAKGQVEKSNDIVERQFESLLRLEPVSSIEELNDAAERWCAAFNANALEGRDTRIIRNGKKIGSRTQLWNWIEKDQLRELPDAEICRQIFTTGIQVRTVGGDLAISFVHPKRKTATRYSLSHLPDIMVGQTVNVQPILVSDDALTLVSYKDGAGEIVSYEVKPIEYDAAGFDVDAPVFGKEYKSLPDTLREKNTKALAQIAAADDKSAVPFAGITDGQGFKTHSLIRNEENPWLKTQTGKQVEIAAGTVEVHDILISTVEMAKRFKARAGYLPDGFISYLKKEYPDGVPAQMVDDLVAEYDGVTAEKMA, encoded by the coding sequence GTGTATGAGGATTTTGTTCTGAAAATGAACGCGGTGCGGACGGCAAAAGGGCGGAGCGAGGTTATAGCCGAGATGTGCCGTATATTCGGTTTCTGCAAGGACAGCGCGTACCGTGCGCTCAAAGAATGCGGGTGGGAAAGCAACCGCAAGAAAAGGAGCGACGCGGGCAGTTCGAGCATAAGCGAAAAGAATCTTAGTGCCGTCGCCGCCCTTTTGCAGAACAGCCTCCGAAAGAACGGCAAAAAGACGATGAGCATTGAGAATGCAAGGAGCATTATGATGCAGAACGGCTTCGACATTCCGATTGGGAACAGGCAGCTCGCGGGGCTTCTGAAAAGCCGGACGCTCTCCACGGAAAGCACGGCGAAGCAAAGCCCCTACCAGCGCATGAGGACGGAATACCCGAACCAAGTGCATTTTGCAGACCCTTCCGTGGCTCTTATGTACTTTGCCCCGAACGGCGGGCAGAAATTCCTGCGCGACGATGAGGTCTACAAAAACAAGCCGTTCCTTGAAGGCAGGGAGAGCTTGAAGTGCTGGCGGTATGTGCTGACAGACCACTTCTCCGGGACAATCTGCGTGAAATACTACGCGGCGGCGGGCGAGAACTCGGCTAACATGTACGACTTTTTGCTCTATGCGTGGGGGAAGAAGAGCGACCCGCTCTACAACTTCCACGGCTTGCCGGAACTGCTGATTTGGGACTGCGGCTCTGCAAACATCTCAAAGCCGGTGACGAACGCGCTGAAGGCTCTCCGCGTGGAGACTAAGCCGCACATGCCCGGAAACCCGCGAGCGAAAGGACAGGTGGAGAAGTCAAACGACATAGTGGAGCGGCAGTTCGAGAGTCTTCTGAGGCTTGAGCCTGTGAGCTCCATTGAGGAGCTGAACGACGCGGCGGAAAGGTGGTGCGCGGCGTTCAACGCAAACGCCCTTGAAGGGCGCGATACGCGGATAATCCGCAACGGAAAGAAAATCGGGAGCAGGACTCAGCTTTGGAACTGGATAGAGAAAGACCAGCTGCGCGAGCTTCCCGACGCGGAAATCTGCCGCCAGATTTTCACGACAGGAATACAGGTGCGCACGGTGGGCGGCGACCTTGCAATCAGCTTTGTGCATCCCAAGCGGAAGACCGCCACGCGCTACAGCCTGTCTCACCTCCCCGACATCATGGTAGGTCAGACGGTGAACGTCCAGCCGATTCTTGTTTCCGATGACGCGCTTACGCTCGTGAGCTACAAGGACGGCGCGGGCGAAATCGTAAGTTACGAGGTGAAGCCGATTGAATACGATGCGGCTGGCTTTGATGTTGACGCGCCCGTGTTCGGCAAGGAATACAAGAGCCTCCCGGACACCCTGCGCGAAAAGAACACGAAGGCACTTGCACAAATCGCGGCGGCTGACGACAAGTCCGCAGTTCCGTTCGCGGGCATTACGGACGGTCAGGGATTCAAGACGCACAGCCTTATCCGCAACGAGGAGAATCCGTGGCTCAAGACGCAGACCGGAAAGCAAGTTGAGATTGCCGCCGGAACTGTGGAAGTCCACGACATTCTTATCAGCACGGTGGAGATGGCGAAACGATTCAAGGCAAGGGCGGGCTACCTGCCTGACGGTTTCATTTCCTATCTGAAAAAGGAATATCCCGACGGAGTTCCCGCTCAGATGGTCGATGATTTGGTTGCAGAATACGACGGCGTGACCGCCGAGAAGATGGCGTAA
- a CDS encoding ExeA family protein translates to MLTMKAYKKFGLFQDPFNGDVTKADDVYLTDETRFIAEFLYQTAKVGGMVALLGESGSGKTTIRRYAMDRIQAEGQKIKIVAPHSIDKARLTTSAICDAIIQDCSAEKPKRTLEAKSRQVELILTNSSRAGYNHVLMIEEAHDLNIWTLKYLKRFWELEDGFKKLLAIVLIGQTEMKAKLDESQNWEAREVIRRIEVLELKPLGTGKEIADYLDIKFKRLGKERAKIITDEGCEAIAERLRKQTRRNVVYSVGYPLLINNWTRMAMNACAELGADLVDRDVVNSL, encoded by the coding sequence ATGCTGACGATGAAAGCGTATAAAAAATTCGGTCTTTTCCAAGACCCATTCAACGGAGATGTCACCAAAGCCGATGATGTCTACCTCACCGACGAAACCCGCTTTATTGCGGAGTTTCTTTATCAGACCGCAAAGGTGGGCGGCATGGTCGCCCTGCTCGGAGAATCGGGCAGCGGAAAGACGACAATCCGCCGCTACGCTATGGACAGAATCCAAGCGGAAGGTCAGAAAATCAAAATCGTCGCGCCGCACTCAATCGACAAGGCACGGCTCACAACGAGCGCAATCTGCGACGCAATCATTCAAGATTGCTCGGCGGAAAAGCCCAAGCGAACACTGGAGGCAAAGAGCCGACAGGTTGAGCTTATTCTTACCAACAGCTCACGCGCGGGCTACAACCATGTTCTCATGATTGAGGAAGCGCACGACCTCAACATCTGGACGCTCAAATACTTGAAGCGTTTTTGGGAGCTGGAGGACGGCTTCAAGAAACTGCTCGCAATCGTGCTTATCGGTCAGACGGAAATGAAAGCCAAACTTGACGAAAGCCAGAACTGGGAAGCCCGCGAGGTTATCCGCCGAATTGAAGTGCTTGAACTCAAACCGCTCGGAACTGGAAAAGAAATCGCAGACTACCTTGACATCAAGTTCAAGCGGCTCGGAAAGGAACGTGCAAAAATCATCACGGACGAAGGGTGCGAGGCAATCGCCGAGCGGCTTCGCAAGCAGACACGGCGCAATGTGGTCTACAGCGTGGGCTATCCGCTCCTCATAAACAACTGGACGCGCATGGCTATGAACGCCTGCGCCGAGCTTGGCGCGGACTTGGTAGACCGCGATGTGGTCAATTCGCTTTAA
- a CDS encoding regulatory protein GemA — protein MDRSKLIKLIHIAKAQVGLSEEDYRAVLESTAKKSSCSDMTLFELDEVLRATKKLGFRVKKLETKEIELGWDTKKEQMDYIKGMWELVARDKSDRALYRFIKRITGADHPRFMDKKDAQKVILALRKMMADAGYNPDHKESGNDK, from the coding sequence TTGGATAGGTCAAAACTCATTAAGCTGATTCACATTGCGAAGGCTCAGGTGGGTCTTTCGGAAGAAGATTATCGGGCGGTCTTGGAAAGCACGGCGAAGAAATCAAGTTGCTCCGACATGACGCTTTTTGAACTGGACGAGGTTTTGAGGGCAACGAAGAAACTGGGCTTCCGCGTCAAGAAACTTGAGACAAAGGAAATTGAACTCGGATGGGACACGAAAAAAGAGCAGATGGACTACATCAAGGGAATGTGGGAACTGGTCGCCCGCGACAAGTCAGACCGTGCCCTGTATAGGTTCATAAAGCGGATAACCGGGGCAGACCACCCGCGATTCATGGACAAGAAGGATGCGCAGAAAGTAATTCTTGCCCTGCGCAAGATGATGGCGGACGCTGGCTACAACCCCGACCACAAGGAGAGCGGCAATGACAAATGA
- a CDS encoding Mor transcription activator family protein encodes MTNELNLTAEMVASCSARLGKGEHETAVKGIRAICQYYGGQMIFLPKFKRDNSKTAEQLFGILADAVGDGTAEIMLDVIMSQFGGVQVYIPQEVRAFRDEVAKEIYERYDGTDESRGELCREYKITFTQIYRLRARAVELRQEKNQPSLFDEL; translated from the coding sequence ATGACAAATGAACTGAATCTTACCGCCGAAATGGTGGCTTCCTGTTCCGCACGGCTCGGCAAGGGCGAGCATGAGACAGCCGTCAAGGGAATCCGTGCAATCTGCCAGTATTACGGCGGTCAGATGATTTTCCTTCCGAAGTTCAAGCGCGACAACTCAAAGACGGCGGAGCAACTTTTCGGAATCCTTGCGGACGCTGTGGGGGACGGAACGGCGGAAATCATGCTTGATGTGATTATGTCGCAGTTCGGCGGCGTTCAAGTGTATATTCCGCAGGAGGTGCGGGCATTCCGCGATGAGGTCGCAAAAGAAATCTATGAGCGTTATGACGGAACAGACGAATCGCGCGGCGAGCTTTGCAGGGAATACAAGATAACATTCACGCAGATTTACAGGCTTAGGGCGCGAGCCGTTGAATTGCGGCAGGAAAAAAATCAACCGTCATTGTTTGACGAATTGTAA
- a CDS encoding phage protease, with amino-acid sequence MKTTDSLFLCLNSFDGKIPCRIQILPAGKEIVGVDGRRWKNSDPLSLCAKMNASDRVTVRNGCVIDENHSTDLSAPHGGEAPAFGWFKNFTAETDGSIWADVEWNSRGEQAIRNKEYRYISPVFTRDKEGNITEILRAALTNNPNLDNPALNSSQETEEEQNMDEELCAALGIPETATTQDALAAIAKLKTELNGAQSKGVDLAAYAPRADLAAMQERAEKAEKSYAELNAANLKAKATAAVEQAVKDGKIAPASKDVYMELCASEDGFAKFEKIVAATPSITGATQVPDKAPDGKEKTELNAAEKDWASSMGYTEEDWNKIKEAGK; translated from the coding sequence ATGAAAACTACTGATAGCCTTTTTTTATGCCTCAACTCATTTGACGGAAAAATCCCCTGCCGCATTCAGATTCTCCCGGCGGGAAAAGAGATTGTCGGTGTTGACGGTCGCAGGTGGAAGAACTCAGACCCCTTGTCGCTCTGCGCCAAGATGAATGCGAGCGACCGAGTGACGGTGAGGAATGGCTGTGTAATCGACGAGAACCATTCGACAGACCTTTCCGCTCCGCACGGCGGCGAAGCCCCGGCTTTCGGGTGGTTCAAGAATTTCACCGCAGAAACGGACGGCTCAATCTGGGCTGATGTGGAATGGAACTCGCGCGGCGAACAGGCAATCAGGAATAAGGAATACAGGTACATAAGCCCGGTGTTTACCCGCGACAAGGAGGGAAATATCACCGAAATTTTGCGGGCTGCTCTCACGAACAACCCGAACCTTGACAACCCGGCATTAAATTCATCTCAGGAAACTGAGGAGGAGCAAAATATGGACGAAGAACTTTGTGCCGCTTTGGGCATTCCCGAAACGGCTACAACACAGGACGCTCTTGCGGCAATCGCGAAGCTCAAGACCGAGCTGAACGGAGCGCAGAGCAAGGGCGTAGACCTTGCCGCCTACGCGCCAAGAGCAGACCTCGCCGCAATGCAGGAACGCGCTGAAAAAGCCGAAAAGTCTTACGCGGAACTGAATGCGGCGAACTTGAAGGCAAAGGCAACGGCAGCCGTTGAACAGGCTGTAAAGGACGGAAAGATTGCCCCCGCAAGCAAGGATGTCTACATGGAACTTTGTGCAAGCGAGGACGGCTTCGCCAAGTTCGAGAAGATTGTGGCAGCCACTCCGTCAATCACCGGGGCAACACAAGTTCCCGACAAAGCCCCCGACGGCAAGGAAAAAACGGAGCTGAACGCGGCTGAAAAAGACTGGGCTTCTTCTATGGGCTACACGGAAGAAGATTGGAACAAAATCAAAGAGGCAGGTAAATAA
- a CDS encoding Mu-like prophage major head subunit gpT family protein, whose translation MAIISNATLDTLRTTVRGEFKIAFQNANANSLYKRLVTEVKSTSKTNTYGWLSKFPQMREWVGDRVVKSMSESSYAIENKKYESTLGVDRADIEDDNLGQYSAIAQSMGQEANDFLDRRVAALLKDGFDSLCYDGQKFFDEEHPVFANADGTGTKSLVSNIYKKTNSDSGSAWFLVSLNRPLKPFILQQRTGMEMESITDTKNDTVFTKDLYQYGIRWRGNFGYGLWQQALASKAELNADNFEAALAQSQSFKRDGGDPMGIRPTALVVPASLEAAARKILERDTLENGEGNINYHVVELIVNPWLS comes from the coding sequence ATGGCAATCATCTCAAACGCTACTTTGGACACTCTCCGCACGACAGTTCGCGGGGAATTCAAGATTGCGTTCCAGAACGCGAACGCAAATTCTTTGTACAAAAGGCTTGTGACGGAAGTCAAGTCAACAAGCAAAACGAACACCTACGGTTGGCTCTCGAAATTTCCGCAGATGCGCGAATGGGTTGGCGACCGCGTGGTAAAATCGATGTCTGAATCCAGCTACGCGATTGAAAACAAGAAGTACGAGTCCACGCTCGGCGTAGACCGTGCGGACATCGAGGACGACAACCTCGGTCAGTATTCGGCAATCGCGCAGAGTATGGGTCAGGAAGCAAACGACTTCCTTGACCGCAGGGTTGCGGCTCTGCTCAAAGACGGCTTTGATTCGCTTTGCTACGACGGTCAGAAATTCTTTGACGAGGAACATCCTGTTTTCGCCAATGCCGACGGAACTGGAACAAAATCCCTTGTTTCAAACATCTACAAAAAGACCAATTCAGACAGCGGCTCGGCTTGGTTCTTGGTTTCCTTGAACCGCCCGCTAAAGCCGTTCATTCTCCAGCAGCGCACGGGAATGGAGATGGAATCCATCACCGACACGAAGAACGACACCGTGTTCACCAAAGATTTGTATCAGTACGGAATCCGCTGGCGCGGAAATTTCGGCTACGGTTTGTGGCAGCAGGCTTTGGCTTCAAAAGCCGAACTCAACGCGGACAACTTCGAAGCGGCTCTTGCACAATCGCAGAGTTTTAAACGCGACGGCGGCGACCCGATGGGAATCAGACCCACCGCGCTTGTCGTTCCCGCAAGCCTTGAAGCTGCGGCAAGAAAAATCTTGGAACGCGACACGCTCGAAAACGGCGAAGGCAACATCAACTACCATGTGGTTGAACTCATCGTCAACCCGTGGCTTTCATAA